Genomic DNA from Lepeophtheirus salmonis chromosome 9, UVic_Lsal_1.4, whole genome shotgun sequence:
ACTCATTCGTCCCACTTTTTGAACATAATAGAAATCAGGACTCTCTGTGTATGAAACGTAGACTTCAATGGCATCTTGAGTATTTAAGGGTTGAAACTCCTCAAGATAAGAGTCTCTGACAATTGGAGATTCATTATCGTTTTGATCAGAAGTAAGAAATAGGGTTTTGTCTCTCGAGGGTCTTGTAAGGGAAGTATTCCTAATCTTTTTGCGTAGATCCGTAGCATCATCAATATATTCTTGAATAAGACGCTTTCCTATAGTGATTTGCTCAGCCGTGCCTTTCAACTCCACCAATTTAAGACCTGAAGAATCCTCATTTCTATCAATGTTGATTTTACACCTTGAGAGATTCCgaatattctttatattatttccGTTTTTTCCAATTACAACACCAGCCGTTTTCCCTGGGATTTTCATGGTAGATACCAGAATTGTGGGTTGATTAAGAATGGTTTGTCGAATGAGGATCTCAGCCAATTCAATGTTTTCTTGAGAACCTCGAATGGTAAGAACACGATGGGATTCTGTTTCCACTATTTCATGGCGGAATAGAATTAAAAGTCTAATTAAATCGTAAAGTTAAGTAAATTAGATCAAATAATCTCACGTTCATCTTTGAAATGCATTTTAGTTGAGGTTTTAAACTCAATTTCTTGGATATTGGCGCCACCTCTACCAATAACAACCCCAGAGTCTTCTTTAAGGATTTTGATGCTCAAATATGATGGGAAATTCCATCCATCTTCTTCCTCTCTATCCGCCCAAAGGGTATGCCAGAGATAATATCCCAGAAGTGCCCCTCCAAGCCCTGCTACAGTTCCAGCTGTTAGAGCTAGAGCCTTTCTGTtactcataataattaattctataacTATTAACTCAATCCAATGTTATGCTAACTCTCCACACGGTTTCTTTATTAGTAAATATAGTAATACTTAATCCTCATATTTCAtcagtttaaattatttttcattgcaTGGTCGTCATGTAATCAGAGAGAGCTTAGACCACCGATCAATGGAAATGAAAAGGATTATCTTAAGAAAAATCAGaaatctcaaataaataaaagttcccactttaatttttatttactttagtttttatttgtcaaccagatgataaaatatatttattatgtaggtAACTTCAATTTTTGTAGCTAGTGTTATGATTCATTAAAGGACTGAACAAAAGGActctataaattatcattaacaGAAcctcttatatttatttaatagcaaaTATGATAACACTCTTTAATTCTATAtagtatttactaaaaattaattatgtacgcAAATTCTGGTGCCTGGGAGCAGGATTCTATGCCCTTTTTAGAAGCGGGTAACtgaatttttgttgaataattaatattaggatGAATATCTTCCAAGCTCATAGCAAATGTTAACCTTttagattttataattaaatattcgaaAAAAGTCGAGTattaattaatgcattttaatgcgaagaaattgcaacttggaCAGACATCGCAACTTATActcaactttttatataaaaattaatttatctatccAATAATATTAGAGCAAGAAAGAATGAGAAAGGTCACGAAACCTCCTGCAAACAAACTACTTCATCGGGtaaagcatattaatatgacattaacaattaaaattttcttatttatcaattgtaaataacggtgtaatgcaaatatgtatttatttatgtgcttcattgattcaagtttatatttatattttgttttaattgtttagacgtataatatatttgataattgattaatttacttcgatttacacttattacaattatatacttcTAAATATCTAGGTATGTAGTAAAAACGTAAGATTTTTTTGACTACTCTCATTGGTCTAAGGTTTATTCATAAGTGTCTTAGCTTCGTTCCAGAATGCTGTAGTAGTTACAAGGTATCTAAAAAGTCTAGAAAATTCAGTGAAGTGCTTATTTTTCTTAGTGTCTacgttttgttattcaatattttcataaattataaaagttatatcgtcaacaaaaaaatccagaagaatattttcaataattataatattttaaaactaatagcaGAAGACCTATATTTGCTAGAAATTCTTGAAGTTGAATATGATGAAGAGCATCATTTTGATCG
This window encodes:
- the LOC121124051 gene encoding tudor and KH domain-containing protein homolog → MSNRKALALTAGTVAGLGGALLGYYLWHTLWADREEEDGWNFPSYLSIKILKEDSGVVIGRGGANIQEIEFKTSTKMHFKDELETESHRVLTIRGSQENIELAEILIRQTILNQPTILVSTMKIPGKTAGVVIGKNGNNIKNIRNLSRCKINIDRNEDSSGLKLVELKGTAEQITIGKRLIQEYIDDATDLRKKIRNTSLTRPSRDKTLFLTSDQNDNESPIVRDSYLEEFQPLNTQDAIEVYVSYTESPDFYYVQKVGRMSVMLDKLVQDMTTFYNEKFNREDNSVEKVEVDDIVACKFSLDGHWYRSRVVKIIEDEYDLENTFYEVEFVDFGDLESKLKTEIYNLKTEFLKLNFQAIACKLSNVKPLSEAEGWSEECCYEFSKLTHSAKWEVLLAKIVEYGNCKEGIKPSLMLFETKGSDNTDIGKELVRLNLAKPN